Below is a genomic region from Doryrhamphus excisus isolate RoL2022-K1 chromosome 16, RoL_Dexc_1.0, whole genome shotgun sequence.
CTTCAGTGCGAAGTGGGTGGGCTAAGGTCGTGGGGATGAAGGAATTAAAGGCCTCCCAGGCTGACACAGGCTGGTATTCCATAATCTTGTAGTACAGAGGAACCTAACGAACAAATCAGCTTATCAAATAGATGAATAGCTGTTCAAGTGCATTAATTACTTGCTGTGTTGCTGAGGAGATGTGAGGACTGACATGAGCAGGTAGCTGCACCTACTTGAAGCTTGAAGGTCGGCACGTGCGTTGTCACTCTCACATCAACGGTATCCACAGGCACAGCAGCAAAGTCAAGAGTCTGCAAAAATCCAGAAGTGTGTAAATTGATGTAAAATACCTGTTATTATCGACGTAAAGGCAGACTTTATATTTTATGACTCCTGTATTGGTTGTGTGGGATGTGATGCAGGTGTGTCTGAAGACTAAACAGCGAGTTTCTGTTTTCAGTAACAGAATATACAAACCAGCGAATCAGCATCATCAGAGCAAAGCGGAAAGGAAGAAGGAAAGATTCTGTCTGTGGGGATCTTCATCACACACGCCTCCTCATCTTCTACTGAGACAAATGTGAAACGACAGAAGTTAACTTCTACGGTCGTCTGACCAAAGGGGTCACATTCGTATCATGAACCAATGCACACAGTGCCACAAATAGCTGTTATGTGCTTTGAGGGAGAACTCAAGGGTGATAAAAAAAGAAGACCTTTCTGTGTCGAGAGTGAAGTTGCTGCAGCATCTGGTAGCTTCGTCCACAGGGACAGGGTCCGCTTCATGCGACACTGCATCACAACCTGCGTGGGGAGCACAGAGCAGGTTTAAGGAGCCAACAGCTATTATGTTGATGCGTGGGAGGGTTCCTCAAGACTTCTCACATCTGTTTTTCATTGTTCTGAAATTAAGAAGGTAGAGCTATGAATCAATGAATCGATGATTGATCaaaaactattttggtattcgatTCAACGTTTGTTGATGTAAAAATTAGGGCTGTAAAATGCTTACATGATTACAGATTAATCACAAGTTTTAACTTTAATGAATCATGATAAATAATCGGTAGTTACAACCCTATACAAATGCATTCAAGTGCTGTGCCCATACAATGCTCATTGTAAATCAGTAGGACTGTGTGTTACGAACATGACAGGTTTCCAAAGTGTAAGGTGAGGAAAAATCTATTAAACCTTGCACTCAGGCGCAAATACAGGAatgtattttcacttttaacATGGTGAAACAGGACATTTGTCTCTTCTTCACTGAATAATGCATGAGTCTTAATGACTACATGTAGTCATGTGCAGGAGGAGGGTTATCTCCAAAAGTGTAATATTTGGCACTGGGGTAGGCCTGTGCTCTGCAGAGTGCTATTCTCTTTATTATTACTTCAATTAAAATGCTCTGCATCCAAGAAACCTGCTCTACATTTAGCATGGTGCTCAACTAAATGCTCAGTGGCTTTGCAGGAgtctaaatatgtgttcatgtaccTGCAACCTCTGAGACTTATgtacgtttgtgtgtgtctacctTGCGTGCTGCCTGCTGAAATAGTTTTAGGGCCCTCTGTTTAAGCTCCCACCGAAAGCTAGGGTGAAACTGGAAGGATGGGACTCCCATGGGGGTCTAGAGGAGgatccaaaaatgcatataagtGTCACATGCTGATATGGCAACAGGATGATTTCCTCAGTTCAGTTGCTACAGTGTTTACCTGCCCAGCATCACATATTAATCGAACTGAGTAAAGTTTCGGTGGTCCACTCGTGAAGTCATTCTCCTGTCTTGCTTCTCCCTTCCTGACCTACAACACAGtcacaatatttaaaatatttctcAACAATACTTTTTTCAACCAAAACAGTTCCAGGTGAATCTTACCTTGTACTGCTGTAATGCAAGCTCTCTTTCCTTCAGCACCTGGCACCTGGTTGCCTCTGTCACTGGGTCTTTACCCCGATGGACTTGTCTGGTGGAGATATTACAATGCATGACATGGACAAAAGTAAACCGTATATGATAGGCAATTTAAACAACAAAGAGAGGATTATGGTTGAACCTACACACGCAGGCGATTGGTTTGCTCTTCTTTAACATTTTGTTGAACCTTTTTCAGGAAGAGAGCCTCCTTCTTCTGTCTGTTCAGCACACCTTACAAGTGCAAGGCAAGTGACTTAGGCATTGTCAAACAGAGTTTCCACAACTTTACAGTAGTCACAACAGCACACAAACTTCATGCAAATGAACAAACCTTGACTCGGGTGTTCGGCACAAAGTTTGCTGATGTCCTTCTGCAGCATCTTTGCCACCCCTCCATGTGTGGAGGCATCCACCAGAGGTTTTGGTTTTGGCTGGAGGATCGTGAGAGAGAAGTAAATACAGACAATGCAATAGCATACTGTAAGGTAAATGAATCAAAGAAATCAGTGACAgctgtatgtgaatggagcAATATGCACAGAGACCAGAACTCCAATAATAGTCAATCCTGTCATGCATTACCTTTGCTTTGATGTCATCCTTGGTGGTCTTTTGTTTGACAGGACTTTGTGTTTTAATCCGAGGAGACGCCTGAATAGCTGGCAAAGACCCTTTACTTTTAGCAGACGTGCTTTTATGATCCAGCTCCCTATTCCGCACAAGTGgaataaagatgaaaaatattaacaaaaaatatatatatatataaaaaatatatatattaacaatataaaaatattgatagcACTGTCCAGAGTAAGATTAACATCTGATACAGTGAGCTGGAGGTAGCTAAGCATTGATTAAAGTATGAATAATTGTCCAAACATATTTAGTATTTCTATTTCTTGGTTCATGTGCTGCACATCATTTGACTCCAACGACCACTAATAAATTATTAACATTCGGACTGAGATAACATCAAGGTAGGGTTGTGGATAGCGTGGTTGCATGTGATGCTTCCTCTTTCTCATgggaacacacaaaaatataaatatatctatatctatatatatatatatatataatatatatctgtCTCTGCAAGGTAATCTCAGTCCTGTTGCTGTGAATTTTTGGTGGCCCAAGTTAATTACACAGTAAATCTGGTAATACCTGAGATCGAGGAGAGGGGCAGAGCTTCCAGTGATGGTACAGAGATACGATTTTGTGTTGAACTGTGAGATAACCAGCCGGACAGTGACGTGACTAGTCTCATAGCGGCAGGGTCTGAAGGTAACGGTGATCTGCACCTGACCGTTGGCTGGGATCAAacctgaaaatgaaaaatgtattgttaaaaacaataatatgcaGAAGTACCTCACCACTTTATGTGTTGCTGTAATGTTCGGGGAGATACACAAACATTGGACTTAATCACCAAAACAAAAGCATTTTATTGcagtttaaaaacaataaaaaggccACTCCACAGCATTCTTTCTACCTGTGAGTGGACAGATGGAGAAGGCCTCATGCGGCTTGATCAGGTGCACATGGAACTCCAAATCATTGGGAGATCTGCAGCTCAGTGGAATGACGTGGCTAACACTAGAGGAAGGGCCACACGCACAGAGTCAATTACTTCCCTGTATGGATGATGTGCACATTCAAAGAGAACACCAACACACACCTTTGTCCAAGTGGGGTAGCTGGTAAGTCAATGCGGGATGGGATGTGGACATGAGCGGTGGAGGGGTAAGCATGAACTGGAACTAAGAGGTTCTGATCCGCCTTAAAAAGTGCAGACGGAGAGCAGACATGGAGGGTGAGAGGGAGGTAAGATCATGAGATGTATTATCCTTGTTACTGTCATCGTGGTTGCATGCTCACCTCACAGTGAACCCGAATACAGTCAGACACACGAACCCACTCACGAGGACAGAATTTAACCTTCACTGTGTAGGCAAGGCCAGGAATGAGCCGAAACTTGACAGAAGTCAGATCAGACAAAACGTTGACAACAGAGTTGACTCTTAAAACTTCCTGAGCTCAGAAGAAGAGTACCTTTTTGGCGTAGGTTGTTCGGAAGTGCTTGGTTTGGGTGGGGATGATATGAATATTCAGCACTCTCGATGAGATGTTGATTAGTTTCTAAGGAGGAGGGAAATGCGATTAATTTACAATTCATCATATGCACTTGAGAGAAGCATTTAGATATTCCCCATGCTTACATCCACATTCATCAAGCATACATGATGAGGAATCCGTTCATCCAtccttcattcatatttctcTTTGAAACCAAACAAGAGGATTTTATAATTCCAAGAAATTGGAATAATTTACAGTCTAACACCAAATCAAAGTGGTATTTTTCTCACCACACTCTTCACATAGTCCTTTTCCAGCTTGAAGCCGGTGAAGTGAATTTCAGGAGGATCCACTTCGATCAGGCTGTTGCTCTtctctttgaaaaaaaattctacagtgggaagaatacatacatactgaTTCAGAATTATTTGTATCTTCGGCAGTTCTTGAATACAGAAGTTCATTTGGTTAGGAATAACTGGCTTCGACAGTCAATTCGGCCTCCAAACTTGCAGCaagttaataaatggaatggaatataCCCCCCACCAGAAAGCATGATCATAGTGCTTACTGGATTCCAATAGATGGTTTGGGACACTACGTCTTCCTTCCTCCACCAGCTGGCTCAGAGGCAGAGGTGCTCCACTTCCGAGGGTGTCTGTGTGTATCAATGTGGTCGAGACGGCCATTCTCCAGGGGGTCAAGGGTCAGCCAAACGAGAAAAGTGGCTGGCAGCTGAAGGACAGCAAAGAGCACAGCGGTATGTTCATTTTAAACACCTGCTGCAAAGCACAAGTTAAAAATTGAATTAAGCAATCGGTACATTCATTATTAAGTCATTGAACGGCATACATTAGCAAAACCCATAGCTGTAGTATCAtaatttgacaaaaacacataaattCTGCCTATGGTAAACACTAGTAGTATTATCGCCAAAGCTAACAGCAAAAGCTTTCCTTATAACTTCTACCTGGCTCCACTGGCGCAGGTTTCCCATTTAGAAAAAAGAATTCAGTCCTGTGTGTGTTAAGTACACACAGAGTTTAGCTAATTTAATTCTTGAACAGAATTTGTATCTTATAATTTAACTTCTTTCGGCCATAAATTTATTATCCATAATCTCGAATTTCTAATCTGTCTTCCTGAAACAACGACATTCGTTTTATGCCtgtcgtaatatttttttttttttttacccatgtTGTCGACTTCACGGTAGCAACTCGAGACATATGCTTTTCTCACGATGTTTGATGAGCGTTGCACAGGGATTTTGACTCGCCCATTTGTTGATTTTaatcctccaaaaaaaaaaagaaaatctttgTTTATGTGACCGGCATTTCCTTTGCCACCTTTTTTGTTCACTGGAGGACCCCACAAACAAATGTTGTTGTCATAGTGACAGCCGAGTGCTGAGGGGCGGAGTTTAAACTAGTTGTGGCCCAATGACCGATAACTGTAAAGTTCATATGATGCTTAAAATAAAACCGGAAGCTTACTAttctatttcaaaataaaacacatgtaaCGTGATGTTAGATCACGTGTTCTGTCGTAACAGGTACGTGAgaacattaattaatttgtgaaaCAGTACAAATTTTGTAGTTATCCATCTTACAAAATCATAGTGGACTGTATGTGCGTGTGATGCACAGGCGGTATTATTTTGAAAGTTGACACAACGGGTTTGCTAATCATAATTTATGATTAGCTTGATAGAATGATTAGCACCCAATTATGGCTGGGTACTTGGTTGTCTTTACCATTAGTTACAATATTCGGTTTTTGATGTTACATTGAATGTAAAGCTGGACTGGTTTGAGTGCTACTGATAGCACAGGCGACCAAAGTATTGCATGcttgaatttatttaaaaacacgaAGAAAAAGTTGCATCTTGTCGTTTTTTCATGCGCAGGAAAAATCGTTATCAGGTCGCCATTCACACCATTCACCTTGtgaaaaaagaataaaagtgCATGAGATATCTACAGTGATTGACGTCGCGCGTCATACAAGGTATGTCAGTCATTTAAACGTTTTATTAttctgtattatttattcaacatGGCTCAAACCACAGTCCCTCCCTCCACTGTGAAAAGATGCTGGaatgaaactgaatgaatgaatctgatgCAGTGTTTTACTGACATCTAGCGGTCATGAAATGTATAGCAAATTATTTGGTTTGAATTCAAAATATCTGTGTAAAGTGTAAAGACTATTTTACACTAATGAAGAACATGATTATGCACGGTAAGGGCATGTGGGATAACCTGAATTGTTGGCTTCCTGAGGTTGGgaatctgtttgtgacctcaaactAAAACCAACTTTGGTTCtgcagtaaaacacacaaagacgtccacctctgaatggctaaagaaaactaaaatggagactttggagtggccttgtGAAAGtcttgacctgaatcctattgagatgctgacCTTAAAAgctgcttcatgctggaaaagccgccaatgtggctgaattacagcaattctgcaaagataagTGGGACAAAATTTTTCCACAGCGTTGTAAGAGAATCATTGCAAGTTAACGCAAACACTTGATtacagttgttgctgctaagtgtgGCGCAAGCAGTTAttaggtttgggggggggggggcaatcactttt
It encodes:
- the cfap221 gene encoding cilia- and flagella-associated protein 221 isoform X1, which codes for MAVSTTLIHTDTLGSGAPLPLSQLVEEGRRSVPNHLLESKFFFKEKSNSLIEVDPPEIHFTGFKLEKDYVKSVKLINISSRVLNIHIIPTQTKHFRTTYAKKFRLIPGLAYTVKVKFCPREWVRVSDCIRVHCEADQNLLVPVHAYPSTAHVHIPSRIDLPATPLGQSVSHVIPLSCRSPNDLEFHVHLIKPHEAFSICPLTGLIPANGQVQITVTFRPCRYETSHVTVRLVISQFNTKSYLCTITGSSAPLLDLRELDHKSTSAKSKGSLPAIQASPRIKTQSPVKQKTTKDDIKAKPKPKPLVDASTHGGVAKMLQKDISKLCAEHPSQGVLNRQKKEALFLKKVQQNVKEEQTNRLRVQVHRGKDPVTEATRCQVLKERELALQQYKVRKGEARQENDFTSGPPKLYSVRLICDAGQTPMGVPSFQFHPSFRWELKQRALKLFQQAARKVVMQCRMKRTLSLWTKLPDAAATSLSTQKVEDEEACVMKIPTDRIFPSSFPLCSDDADSLTLDFAAVPVDTVDVRVTTHVPTFKLQVPLYYKIMEYQPVSAWEAFNSFIPTTLAHPLRTEDPEDGSQSPTTGEEEEQDANDLNFTFPSALLKPIQAHPLRIFNPAPGLQAYKPTPKYLESDVDFHLCPLPRYSTAEGCTNGMESQTLHTQPLEPKGAITGLKTWDKFDLMTATCLSKHAALTSIILNGSADYNKDILPVTSPAAFTQLPASLPGGTDKKFDTNLTTELIRSEFLSGLQ
- the cfap221 gene encoding cilia- and flagella-associated protein 221 isoform X2, giving the protein MAVSTTLIHTDTLGSGAPLPLSQLVEEGRRSVPNHLLESKFFFKEKSNSLIEVDPPEIHFTGFKLEKDYVKSVKLINISSRVLNIHIIPTQTKHFRTTYAKKFRLIPGLAYTVKVKFCPREWVRVSDCIRVHCEADQNLLVPVHAYPSTAHVHIPSRIDLPATPLGQSVSHVIPLSCRSPNDLEFHVHLIKPHEAFSICPLTGLIPANGQVQITVTFRPCRYETSHVTVRLVISQFNTKSYLCTITGSSAPLLDLRELDHKSTSAKSKGSLPAIQASPRIKTQSPVKQKTTKDDIKAKPKPKPLVDASTHGGVAKMLQKDISKLCAEHPSQGVLNRQKKEALFLKKVQQNVKEEQTNRLRVQVHRGKDPVTEATRCQVLKERELALQQYKVRKGEARQENDFTSGPPKLYSVRLICDAGQTPMGVPSFQFHPSFRWELKQRALKLFQQAARKVVMQCRMKRTLSLWTKLPDAAATSLSTQKEDEEACVMKIPTDRIFPSSFPLCSDDADSLTLDFAAVPVDTVDVRVTTHVPTFKLQVPLYYKIMEYQPVSAWEAFNSFIPTTLAHPLRTEDPEDGSQSPTTGEEEEQDANDLNFTFPSALLKPIQAHPLRIFNPAPGLQAYKPTPKYLESDVDFHLCPLPRYSTAEGCTNGMESQTLHTQPLEPKGAITGLKTWDKFDLMTATCLSKHAALTSIILNGSADYNKDILPVTSPAAFTQLPASLPGGTDKKFDTNLTTELIRSEFLSGLQ